Proteins co-encoded in one Flavobacterium fluviale genomic window:
- a CDS encoding DUF5686 family protein yields MKLFCFLTLFFTLTLQAQFQINGIVTDSNNKPLPFATITTSENNNTITDVDGKFIFKISPSSTTLTVSYIGFQTKTITLSIHKTFYAVSLAQQTDDLNEVVVSNENPALTIIRKVIANKSLNDPQKKLNNFEYKTYNKLIVTANPDSIDGRIDSTASYKDLNKKIINVDSSDYKFKEIVSRQHLFQTEKVSQYQFGNRKLKETVLGTKIAGFKQPIYEVLAFNLQSISIYDPKYELFETKYENPISNQAPSSYNYKLLDTVSIKGRDTYMIYFKNKLQRKSSGLEGVLYIDKENFAVAKAVMRIKGVLDISGIHEFEYIPKEKIWFQSNTTFKIVKGKNDDDIRILGGTIQFDGDVEENFEPRKKVASDFTYLLSESNSFDIRVNTSNPIKNPSLYIEINDDAAKKPENFWEAYRKENLDVKSQKTYLLLDSLSVSNRIEKRLGIGRKIINGFYPIGPVDLDLKKIISFNNYEGFRIGLGGITNDRFSKNFRLESYTAYGTKDGVFKYSAGAGVLLDKYTNTWLNGYYADDVREIASTVFSVDKRVFKIYDPRPINISTFYEYSGWRGNIQTKFIPKTEAVLEVSRNYIEPKFDYLFNHDGKLYSSYVMTTAMLSIVWAPFSEFMQTPTGRNETDKRFPRFTFQYTQSLPDVLGNDFTFSKIDFKAEYEKQYLNRQKTSLLLQAGYAMGDVPITHLYNTSPNNLTKETIIQRITFAGRNAFETMYFNEFFSSQYLMFQIKHGFDRIRIMKKVRPSLVLVTRMAWGNMEKPEQHVGPAYKTLDKGFFESGIELNKIYKGFGLGGFYRYGPNQLLKFEDNIAVKISYVLDLGL; encoded by the coding sequence ATGAAGCTATTTTGTTTTTTGACTTTGTTTTTTACGCTTACTCTTCAAGCGCAATTTCAAATAAACGGAATCGTAACCGATTCAAACAACAAACCTCTTCCGTTTGCTACAATTACCACCTCAGAAAACAACAATACTATTACAGATGTTGATGGCAAGTTTATTTTTAAAATCAGCCCGTCTTCCACAACTTTAACGGTATCTTATATTGGTTTTCAAACCAAAACTATCACATTAAGCATCCATAAAACTTTTTATGCCGTTTCGCTCGCACAGCAGACAGATGATTTAAACGAAGTTGTGGTTTCTAATGAAAATCCTGCTTTGACGATAATTCGAAAAGTTATTGCCAATAAATCATTAAACGATCCTCAGAAAAAGCTCAATAATTTTGAGTACAAAACATACAATAAACTTATTGTAACCGCCAACCCAGATTCGATAGATGGCAGGATTGACTCTACTGCGTCTTATAAAGATCTAAACAAAAAAATTATAAATGTTGATTCATCAGATTATAAGTTTAAGGAAATCGTGAGCAGACAGCATTTATTTCAAACGGAGAAAGTTTCACAGTACCAATTTGGCAATAGGAAATTAAAAGAAACTGTACTGGGCACCAAAATAGCAGGTTTTAAACAACCTATTTATGAAGTTTTAGCATTTAATCTGCAGTCAATTTCCATTTACGATCCGAAGTATGAATTGTTTGAGACGAAATACGAAAATCCAATTTCGAATCAGGCACCATCGAGCTATAATTATAAATTGCTGGACACTGTGAGCATCAAAGGTCGTGATACGTATATGATTTATTTCAAAAATAAATTACAACGAAAATCATCCGGTCTTGAAGGGGTTTTATATATTGACAAAGAAAACTTTGCTGTCGCAAAAGCTGTAATGCGAATTAAAGGCGTTCTGGACATTAGCGGTATTCATGAATTTGAATATATCCCGAAAGAAAAAATTTGGTTTCAAAGCAATACCACTTTCAAAATTGTAAAAGGAAAAAATGACGATGATATTAGGATTTTAGGCGGAACAATTCAGTTTGACGGAGACGTTGAAGAAAATTTTGAACCAAGGAAAAAAGTCGCTTCAGATTTCACATATTTACTTTCAGAAAGTAATAGTTTTGATATTCGTGTTAACACCAGCAATCCTATAAAAAACCCTTCGCTTTACATCGAAATTAATGACGATGCGGCTAAAAAACCAGAAAACTTCTGGGAAGCGTACCGCAAGGAAAATCTTGATGTAAAAAGCCAAAAAACATATTTATTACTAGACAGTCTTTCTGTGAGTAATAGAATTGAAAAACGTTTAGGGATCGGCCGAAAAATTATTAATGGCTTCTATCCTATCGGCCCTGTTGATTTGGATTTAAAAAAGATTATAAGTTTTAATAATTATGAAGGTTTCCGAATTGGTTTAGGCGGAATTACAAATGATCGTTTTTCGAAAAACTTCAGATTGGAAAGTTATACTGCTTACGGCACAAAAGATGGAGTTTTTAAATATAGTGCGGGAGCCGGAGTTTTACTAGACAAATACACCAATACCTGGCTGAATGGTTACTATGCTGATGATGTACGCGAAATTGCAAGTACAGTTTTCAGCGTAGACAAACGTGTTTTTAAGATTTATGACCCGCGACCAATAAATATTAGTACTTTTTACGAATATTCAGGATGGAGAGGTAATATCCAGACTAAATTTATCCCGAAGACTGAAGCGGTTTTAGAAGTTTCACGAAATTATATCGAACCGAAATTTGATTATCTTTTTAATCACGATGGAAAATTATACTCCAGCTATGTAATGACTACAGCAATGCTTTCAATTGTCTGGGCGCCTTTCAGCGAATTTATGCAGACTCCAACTGGAAGAAATGAAACAGATAAAAGATTTCCGAGATTTACTTTTCAATACACGCAGTCTTTACCAGATGTTCTCGGTAATGACTTTACTTTTAGCAAAATAGATTTTAAAGCCGAATACGAAAAACAATACCTCAACCGCCAAAAAACTAGTTTGCTTCTGCAGGCGGGTTATGCAATGGGAGATGTACCAATTACGCATTTGTACAATACTTCTCCAAACAACTTAACCAAAGAAACTATTATTCAGCGTATTACTTTTGCGGGAAGAAATGCTTTTGAAACGATGTATTTTAATGAATTTTTCTCTAGTCAATATTTAATGTTCCAGATCAAGCATGGTTTTGACCGTATTAGAATTATGAAAAAAGTCCGTCCTTCGTTAGTTTTAGTCACGAGAATGGCATGGGGAAATATGGAAAAACCCGAACAACACGTTGGACCGGCATATAAAACTCTTGATAAAGGCTTCTTTGAATCGGGAATTGAATTGAATAAAATCTACAAGGGTTTTGGTCTCGGCGGCTTTTATCGTTATGGTCCAAACCAATTGTTGAAGTTTGAAGATAATATAGCGGTGAAGATTTCTTATGTACTTGATCTCGGACTTTAA
- a CDS encoding cation:proton antiporter, with product MNNIKNSLFYVTIIGGFTALIYWVISKGAALEVGRNIVKKQIESNHWNDFLDSMVHNLKHPLAILLAQIVTIILVARLFGWFFRKIGQPSVIGEMIAGIVLGPSLVGMYFPEFSAALFPKESLGNLQFLSQIGLILFMFVIGMELDLKVLKNKAHDAVVISHASIVIPFALGLTLAYYIYHTFAPIGVEFASFGLFMGIAMSITAFPVLARIVQERGMQKTKLGTIAITCAAADDITAWCILAVVIAIVKAGSFTSSLYVIGLAILYVIIMLKIVRPFLKRVGDLNSTRESLNKPVVAIFFITLLISAYAAELIGIHALFGAFLAGAIMPENNKFRNIFIEKVEDVAIIVLLPLFFVFTGLRTQIGLLNDPELWKITGLIIAVAVAGKFFGSALAAKFVGQNWKDSLAIGALMNTRGLMELVVLNIGYDLGVLSTEIFTMMVIMALVTTFMTGPALDFIGFIFKDKETNVPQEIGSKSKYKILLSFATPERGKKLLKIANSLVKKQPDNSIVTAMHLSLSTEIHSFDVKDHERKMLIPVIEESNRLNQHIVSLFKVSNDIDTDIIDSANHGEYDLLLVGLGQSIFDGTLLGKILGFTTRIVNPDRLIDKFTGKEGLFENSPFDERTRHIIAKTRMPVGIFIDKDFKEINQVFMPVFGKEDAFLIDYAKKLINNNGSQITVLDASGEVKNTREMQETIRSIEQIAPNHIMIMHDRTIKKEFLDGQNLMIISLDSWKKLIESQSTWLNNTPSVLILKP from the coding sequence ATGAATAACATTAAGAACTCTCTATTCTATGTTACAATTATTGGAGGTTTTACTGCTCTGATATACTGGGTAATTTCAAAAGGCGCGGCACTTGAAGTCGGGCGCAACATTGTCAAAAAACAAATCGAAAGCAACCATTGGAATGATTTTCTAGATTCTATGGTTCATAATTTAAAGCATCCATTGGCCATTTTATTGGCACAGATCGTGACTATTATTTTGGTGGCACGTTTGTTTGGATGGTTTTTTAGAAAAATCGGACAGCCATCTGTAATTGGAGAAATGATTGCAGGTATTGTTTTAGGACCGTCTTTGGTGGGAATGTATTTTCCGGAATTTTCTGCGGCTTTATTTCCAAAAGAATCTTTAGGCAATTTACAATTCTTGAGCCAGATTGGTTTGATACTGTTTATGTTCGTTATCGGGATGGAACTGGATTTGAAAGTGCTCAAAAACAAAGCACACGACGCCGTTGTGATCAGCCACGCCAGTATCGTTATTCCGTTTGCATTGGGACTAACCCTAGCTTATTATATATACCACACATTTGCACCAATTGGAGTTGAATTTGCTTCTTTCGGATTGTTTATGGGAATTGCGATGAGTATTACTGCATTTCCGGTTCTAGCCAGAATTGTTCAGGAAAGAGGCATGCAAAAAACAAAACTCGGAACTATTGCTATTACTTGTGCGGCCGCAGATGATATTACTGCATGGTGTATTCTTGCCGTTGTAATTGCTATTGTAAAAGCAGGTTCTTTTACAAGTTCATTATATGTAATTGGTTTAGCAATTCTCTATGTAATAATTATGCTGAAAATCGTTCGTCCGTTTTTAAAACGTGTCGGAGATTTAAATTCAACAAGAGAAAGTTTAAATAAACCTGTTGTTGCTATCTTTTTTATCACACTTTTAATCTCAGCGTATGCTGCAGAATTAATTGGAATTCATGCTTTATTTGGAGCTTTTCTTGCGGGAGCAATTATGCCTGAAAACAATAAATTCAGAAATATATTTATTGAGAAAGTCGAAGACGTTGCTATAATTGTCTTATTGCCTTTATTTTTTGTATTTACAGGTTTGCGTACCCAGATTGGGCTTCTTAATGATCCCGAATTATGGAAAATAACTGGGTTAATTATAGCTGTCGCTGTTGCTGGTAAATTTTTTGGAAGTGCTCTGGCGGCAAAATTCGTGGGACAAAACTGGAAAGATAGTTTGGCAATTGGAGCTTTAATGAACACCAGAGGATTAATGGAGCTGGTCGTTTTAAATATCGGATATGATCTTGGAGTTTTATCAACAGAGATTTTTACCATGATGGTAATTATGGCTTTGGTAACCACTTTTATGACAGGCCCGGCATTAGATTTTATAGGCTTCATTTTTAAAGATAAAGAAACTAATGTACCGCAAGAGATTGGAAGCAAAAGCAAATATAAAATCCTGCTTTCGTTTGCAACTCCAGAAAGAGGTAAAAAGCTTTTAAAAATCGCAAACAGTTTGGTTAAAAAACAACCTGACAATTCGATTGTAACGGCAATGCATTTGTCTTTAAGCACAGAGATTCACTCTTTTGATGTGAAAGATCATGAGCGTAAAATGTTAATTCCCGTTATAGAGGAATCCAACCGATTGAATCAGCATATTGTGAGTCTTTTTAAAGTTTCAAATGATATCGATACTGATATTATTGATTCGGCAAACCACGGAGAATATGATTTATTATTGGTTGGTTTAGGACAATCTATCTTTGACGGAACTTTGCTTGGAAAAATTCTAGGTTTTACAACGCGAATTGTAAATCCAGATCGTTTAATTGATAAATTCACAGGAAAAGAAGGTTTGTTTGAAAATTCTCCTTTTGATGAAAGAACGCGTCATATTATTGCAAAAACAAGAATGCCGGTTGGTATTTTTATCGATAAAGATTTTAAAGAAATAAATCAGGTTTTTATGCCTGTATTTGGTAAAGAAGATGCTTTTTTAATTGATTATGCTAAGAAATTAATCAATAACAATGGTTCGCAGATTACAGTTCTAGATGCCAGCGGTGAAGTAAAAAATACCCGCGAAATGCAGGAAACTATCCGCTCTATCGAACAGATTGCTCCAAATCATATTATGATTATGCATGACCGAACAATTAAAAAAGAATTTTTAGATGGCCAGAACTTAATGATTATAAGTCTGGACAGCTGGAAAAAATTAATTGAATCTCAAAGTACCTGGCTGAACAACACGCCTTCAGTTCTGATTCTGAAACCGTAA
- a CDS encoding LytR/AlgR family response regulator transcription factor: MNTKLKCLLLDDELPGLTYLKMLCEQIPELEIVKTYNNPEKLLNDISTLDFDLLISDIEMPGIDGLHLAEKLQDKLVIFCTAYKEYAAEAFNIDAVDYITKPVKLERLQKAISKAFERFEKADSAKKFIQLNTDKGKTLLFFNKIQLIKTAVSDSRDKTVLLADGSFLNLKNVKFDTLLNELPESDFCRINKKEIVAVKAIKFFNHNEIVLHHLEENNKNTTLILSETYRSDFLKKVKI; this comes from the coding sequence ACCTAAAAATGCTCTGCGAACAAATTCCAGAACTGGAAATTGTAAAAACATATAACAATCCAGAAAAACTTTTGAATGATATTTCCACTCTGGATTTTGATTTGTTGATTTCGGATATTGAAATGCCTGGAATTGACGGGCTTCATCTTGCTGAAAAACTTCAAGATAAACTGGTCATTTTTTGTACCGCTTACAAAGAATATGCTGCCGAAGCATTCAATATAGATGCGGTCGATTATATTACAAAACCTGTAAAATTAGAACGGCTGCAAAAAGCGATTTCAAAAGCTTTTGAACGTTTTGAGAAAGCAGATTCGGCTAAAAAGTTTATACAGCTTAATACAGACAAAGGAAAAACGCTGCTATTCTTCAATAAAATACAGCTTATAAAAACCGCAGTGAGTGACAGCCGTGATAAAACAGTTTTACTTGCTGATGGAAGTTTTTTGAATTTAAAAAATGTTAAATTTGATACGCTTTTGAATGAATTGCCAGAATCCGATTTTTGCCGTATCAACAAAAAAGAAATTGTTGCAGTAAAAGCGATAAAGTTCTTTAATCATAACGAAATCGTACTGCACCATCTGGAAGAAAATAATAAAAATACAACCCTAATTTTAAGCGAAACCTATCGTTCTGATTTTTTAAAGAAAGTTAAAATCTGA